The DNA segment TTGGTGCTGTTTAATTGTGAGCAATACGGGCAATAAATATCACTTAAATCCAGAGGTTGTCCGCAATTAAGACATTCTATTCCTCTATATTTTTGGGCTTTACGACTGTTAGAAGGCACCGGTTTATGTTTGCTCATCCCGTAAAGATAAAAAGTTATTTAGTTATTGGTGATGTTGGTTGAATTGCCACGTCCCATTCCAATGATACGATCATACCGTGCGCCTAAATCTCTAAAATAAACCAGTACGGTATAGTCATTTTCTGTTTGCCAAAAATTTCCACTTATAGCGCCAGGTTCAATAGAGCCATCACGGTTTACTACTACATATTTATAGTTGTAAAACCCTTGCTTAAAAAGTCGTGAATTTCGGTAGGTGTCGCTCTGTGGATCATATTTCATGTACGTGGAGCCATCTATTGTCCAATTATTAAAATTTCCGTAGAGGTGGATTTCTTTGTCGCCAATGTCTTCAAAATATTGAAGATTAAAATGCAGTCTAACATATTCTGCTTCAATATCTTGATTGTTAGCGCTAATGTTCCGTACTACAAAATTTCCGTTTATATCTGGGTTGTATGTATAGGGGCGATTAAACCTTCCTATGTCTGTAAATAGGTAGTTTTCGTACACATCACTAACACTTATGCGACTAATATTGTTGCCAGCAGCTCGAACATCTTTGTTGTCAAAAGATAAAAACTCGTTTCCACCCCAAAAAGAAGATTCTTTGTCGTATTTATATATAAGTTCATTACCAATGGTGTATTGAGGCTTGAGGTTTGTAATTGCTGTTTTTAAATTACTATTTTTCATAACCAACGTATGCACCGTTTGTTTCGGGTTGATAAGAAGTAAGGAAGGTGAGTTGATGGTAAATTGCACCGTCTGTTTTTCGTCTATAAAATTAAGGTCACGCGATCGCCTTATCTCTACACTTACACCTGCAATTTCTTCAATAACCATAAATTTTCTTGAAAAAATTGGATTGTTGTCGCTATCAAAAATTGAGAGGAGGTAATTACCACTTTTTGTGATCCTGCGGGTTTCACGATTAGGGATTGATAGAGTATAGTGTGAAAAAATCTGTAACGTGTTCAGTGAATTTTCATACGTTTCAATACGTACATCATCAAAACCATCTAAATATTCACTTTTTGAAAGGTCGCTCTCAGTCCAATCAAAGTTATGATGAGTTATCGTGTAATAAAAATCTTCTTCCTCACCATTTAAAGCGTCGAAAGAGAGTTGAAGTCTTTCGCCTAAACGAATAATAGGTAGTTCACTTTGTGCACTTGTACCTTTAAATTGAATGGTTTTAATGTAATTAGGAGCTGGAATTTCAGCTAATTGTGAGAAAAGTAAGGATGGTGTGCCAAGTAGTAAAAGGCCGAATAATATCTTCTGAAACATATTAATAATAATTTTGGTTAAAGATAATCAAATTTTGTACCTAACTAATGCTGTATGATAGCGTGGTTTTATTTCTAAATAAAATTATAATTATTTGTTGTGCAAAGCGGTTATAAATTTATAAATTTGCACACCCGAATTTTTAGCCTTATTTGTGGCTCGGGAAAAAAGATAAATGTAACACACACTATCCTATGTCCAAAGACATTAAGATTAAAAAAGGTCTTGATATTCGTTTAAAAGGAGAAGCGGACAAAACACTCTCTAATGCGCCGCGCTCACGGACCTTTGTCGTTAGACCGTCAGATTTTCACCTTATTACCCCGAAAATGGTATTAAAAGAAGGTGGGAAATTACAAGCTGGAGATCCTGTTTTTTATTCAAGAGAGAACAAAGATTTAAAGTTTGTTTCACCTGTAAGCGGTACATTGACGGCTATTGAAAGAGGGGCAAAACGCGTTATTGAGCGTATTGTAATTGAAGCTGATCAACAAGATGCTTATAGAGATTTTGGAAAGACTGATGTAAACACGGCAGATGCAGCAATCATTAAAAGCCGTTTGCTTGAAGCCGGTTGTTGGCCGTTCATTAAACAGCGTCCTTATGATATTATTGCAGATGCTGAAACCACGCCAAAAGCAATTTTTATTTCAGGTTATGCAAGTGCACCGTTGGCTGCTGATTACGACTTTGCCTTAAAAGGAAAAGAAGCAGAACTACAAGCGGCAGTTACCGCACTTAGTAAATTAACTGACGGTGCTGTTCATGTTAGTATAGGTAGCAGTGGTACTTCTTCTTTTGATAACTTAAAAGACATTACACTACATAAAGTATCTGGTCCACATCCTTCTGGAAACGTGGGTACGCAGATAGGTAAAATTAACCCTGTAAACAAAGGAGAAACAGTTTGGACTGTTTCTGCTCAAGACCTAGTTATTATAGGGGAGTTGTTGTTGACTGGGAAATTTAATGCTGAGCGTATTATCGCATTAGCAGGTTCTTCGGTTAAAAATCCTAAATATTATAGAACAAAAATAGGAGCTGAGGTTTCAACTTTTATTTATGATTCTGGTTTAGATGAAGATAACGTTCGAGTTATTAGCGGAAATGTGCTTACTGGAAATAAAATTTCACCAAAAGGACATTTAGGTTATTACAATAATATGGTTACCGTGATTCCTGAAGGAGATGATTATGAGTTTTTTGGATGGAATAAACCAGTTTTCGATAAAATTTCACCGTCCAGAGCGATGACTTTTTCGTGGTTGTTTCCGAAGAAAAAATACGAGTTGGACACCAATACGAATGGAGAGCACAGAGCTTTTGTAATTACAGGAAATTACGAAAATGTATTCCCATTAGATATTTATCCATTACAGATATTAAAAGCCTGTATGGTAAAAGACTTGGACGAAATGGAAGCTTTGGGGATGTATGAAGTAGCTCCAGAAGATTTTGCATTAACTGAATTTATTTGTGTATCTAAACAACCACACCAGCAGATTATTCGCAATGGTTTGGATCAAATGATTAAAGAAATAGGATAACGCTATGGGATTGAAACAAAAATTACATACGCTAAAACAGAAATATAAGGGTACAAAGATGGCGCCTGCATTTAATGCATTGCACACCTTTTTGTACTTGCCCAACGAAACCACACATTCAGGTTCTCACGTTAGAGCGGCAGACGATTTAAAGCGTACGATGAATACGGTGATTATGGCATTAATTCCCTGCTTAATTTTTGGGATGTTCAATGCAGGTTACCAAACCAACTTACAAACTGACCCTGAAATCACAAAAGCATTAGGCTTTTTTAGTGGTGAATTCTGGAACTGGTCTAATTTCGTTATCGGCTTGTGGAAAGTACTTCCGTTGGTGATTGTTTCCTACGGAGTGGGACTTGCAGTAGAATTTTTATTTGCTGTAATTAAAGGTCATGAAGTGGAAGAAGGATACTTGGTGACAGGTATGTTAGTGCCTTTAATTGTACCTATCGATATTCCATTATGGATGTTAGTAGTGGCTGTTGTATTTGGTGTTGTTATTGGGAAAGAAGTTTTTGGAGGTACAGGGATGAATATTTTAAACCCTGCATTAACCATTCGTGCCTTTTTATTCTTCGCATACCCAACGTGGATGAGTGGAGATAAAGTTTGGGTACACGGTGCAGTAGAAACTGCTGGGAAACCTGATGCAATTTCCGGTGAGACTATTTTAGGTAGTTTAGCACAAGGACACGAAATTAGTTACAGTGTTATGGATATGTTCCTTGGGTTTATTCCAGGTTCAGTAGGAGAAACCTCTGCTTTGCTAATATTAATAGGAGCACTATTCTTGATATTTACTAAAATAGGGAGCTGGCGTATTATGTTGTCAACAGTACTTGGTGCATTGGCAATGGGCTTGATATTTAATGGAGTTGTTTCAGCTGGATGGATAGATAATTCGAGTAAATTTTTCGGATTGATGAATACGGAATTCTGGCATCATTTAATTATTGGTGGATTTGCTTTTGGAGCCGTATATATGGCAACAGATCCTGTTACAGCATCTCAAACCAACAAAGGGAAATGGATTTATGGATTTTTAATAGGGTTCATATCTATTCTAATTCGTGTATTTAACCCAGCATATCCAGAAGGTGTGATGTTGGCAATACTATTAATGAATGTATTTGCACCAACCATTGATCACTATGTAATACAGGGGAATATTAAAAAACGAATGAAACGTTTAAAAGTTAAAACCGCATAAGTAATGGCGATTAATACAGATAAAAATAGTTATACTATCATTTTTTCTATAGTTATGGTAGTTGTGGTAGGTTCCATCTTGGCAGGTTTTGCCAGTGGTTTAAAACCAAAGATTAAGGAAAATGAACGTTTTGAAAAGCAACAAAACATTTTGTATGCAATGGGTGTTAATGAAAATGAAGGCCCTAACGACGCAACATTTGTTTCTACTGATAAAGTAGAAGCAGAGTTTAATAAATTTATCACGAAGCAATTGGTGATTCAAGGTGACGAGATTACTGAAAATGATGAAGCTTACCTTATCGATATAAAGAAAGAAGAAACTAAAGCTAAAGATCCTGAGTATACCAGAAGATTACCACTTTTTGTAGGTGAAAAAGAAGGGAAAGAGGTATATGTAATCCCAGTTCGAGGAAAAGGATTATGGGATGCTATTTGGGGGTTTGTTGCAGTTGACAAATCGATGACCATTCAAGGCGTTTATTACGATCACAAAGGAGAAACACCTGGTCTTGGTGCTGAAATAAAACAACGCTATTTTATGGACGACTTTACAGGCGAAAGCTTTTTAAAAGGTGGTGCCTTTGAAGGTATAGAAGTTTCAAAAAGTAATAATGATCCTACAAATAAAGATACAGACGATAATGAAGTTGATGCCTTGGCAGGAGCAACAATTACCGGAGACGGTGTTGCTGCTATGTTAAGAAAGGATGTTAGATTGTACGTACCTTATTTCAAAAAATTAAATCAATAAGCTATGGGATTACTTTCAAAAAAAGACAGTAAATTAATAATGGACCCATTGGCGGACAATAACCCGATCACCATTCAGGTATTGGGAATTTGTTCAGCATTGGCAATTACTGCACAATTAAAGCCATCTATTGTTATGGCAGTATCTGTGTTGTTTGTAATGGGAGTTGGAAACGTAGTAATTTCGCTAATGCGAAATATAATTCCTTCTAAAATACGAATTATTGTACAACTTATCGTTGTAGCAACCTTAGTAATTATTGTAGACCAAGTATTGAAAGCGTTTGCTTATTCTCTTAGTAAAGAATTATCAGTATTTATTGGATTGATTATTACTAACTGTATTATTATGGGGCGTTTTGAAGCCTTTGCATTAGGGAACAAACCTTGGCGTTCTTTCCTTGACGGAATTGGTAACGCTGCTGGGTACGGAGTTATTCTTATAATTGTCGGTTTCTTTCGTGAGTTATTAGGTTCAGGAACTTTATTTGGGTTCCCAGTACTTGGTAATCCTGTTGAAAAAACTGGACTCTACGCAATAGGTTATGAAAATAATGGCTTTATGGTATTACCTCCTATGGCATTGATTGTAGTTGGTATTATTATTTGGGTACAACGTAGTAAGAACAAAGAGTTAATCGAAGAAAACTAAAAGTACTGAAGTATTAGCAGCGAAGCTATTTCAAAACTAATACGTCAATACTCAATACTATAAATAAATGGAGCATTTAGAATTATTTTTTAAATCGATTTTTGTAGATAACATGGTATTCGCATACTTTTTAGGTATGTGTTCATACTTGGCTGTATCTAAAAAAGTGAGCACAGCTGTTGGTTTAGGGGCCGCTGTAATATTTGTATTAACAGTAACAGTACCTCTTAACTGGTTATTAGATCAATATATATTGCAAGAAGGAGCATTAACTTGGTTAGGTGCAGAATATGCAGATTACGACTTAAGTTTCCTTTCCTTTATTTTATTCATTGCTACCATTGCAACAATGGTACAATTAGTAGAAATAGTTGTGGAAAAATTCTCTCCTTCATTATATAGCTCATTAGGTATTTTCCTTCCTTTGATTGCAGTAAATTGTGCCATTTTAGGGGGTTCATTATTTATGCAGTCAAGAGAGATTGGAAGCTTTGATTTAGCCCTTAATTATGGTTTTAGTTCTGGTATTGGTTGGTTTTTGGCTATTGTTGCCATTGCTGCCATTCGGGAAAAAATTCGATATTCAAATGTTC comes from the Marixanthomonas ophiurae genome and includes:
- a CDS encoding Na(+)-translocating NADH-quinone reductase subunit C, encoding MAINTDKNSYTIIFSIVMVVVVGSILAGFASGLKPKIKENERFEKQQNILYAMGVNENEGPNDATFVSTDKVEAEFNKFITKQLVIQGDEITENDEAYLIDIKKEETKAKDPEYTRRLPLFVGEKEGKEVYVIPVRGKGLWDAIWGFVAVDKSMTIQGVYYDHKGETPGLGAEIKQRYFMDDFTGESFLKGGAFEGIEVSKSNNDPTNKDTDDNEVDALAGATITGDGVAAMLRKDVRLYVPYFKKLNQ
- the nqrE gene encoding NADH:ubiquinone reductase (Na(+)-transporting) subunit E; the encoded protein is MEHLELFFKSIFVDNMVFAYFLGMCSYLAVSKKVSTAVGLGAAVIFVLTVTVPLNWLLDQYILQEGALTWLGAEYADYDLSFLSFILFIATIATMVQLVEIVVEKFSPSLYSSLGIFLPLIAVNCAILGGSLFMQSREIGSFDLALNYGFSSGIGWFLAIVAIAAIREKIRYSNVPAPLRGLGITFIITGLMAIGFMSFGGMLTGGDEETPSLDENPDNLGVQVEENKESTETPEVSTLLTKN
- a CDS encoding Na(+)-translocating NADH-quinone reductase subunit A; the protein is MSKDIKIKKGLDIRLKGEADKTLSNAPRSRTFVVRPSDFHLITPKMVLKEGGKLQAGDPVFYSRENKDLKFVSPVSGTLTAIERGAKRVIERIVIEADQQDAYRDFGKTDVNTADAAIIKSRLLEAGCWPFIKQRPYDIIADAETTPKAIFISGYASAPLAADYDFALKGKEAELQAAVTALSKLTDGAVHVSIGSSGTSSFDNLKDITLHKVSGPHPSGNVGTQIGKINPVNKGETVWTVSAQDLVIIGELLLTGKFNAERIIALAGSSVKNPKYYRTKIGAEVSTFIYDSGLDEDNVRVISGNVLTGNKISPKGHLGYYNNMVTVIPEGDDYEFFGWNKPVFDKISPSRAMTFSWLFPKKKYELDTNTNGEHRAFVITGNYENVFPLDIYPLQILKACMVKDLDEMEALGMYEVAPEDFALTEFICVSKQPHQQIIRNGLDQMIKEIG
- a CDS encoding type IX secretion system plug protein; protein product: MFQKILFGLLLLGTPSLLFSQLAEIPAPNYIKTIQFKGTSAQSELPIIRLGERLQLSFDALNGEEEDFYYTITHHNFDWTESDLSKSEYLDGFDDVRIETYENSLNTLQIFSHYTLSIPNRETRRITKSGNYLLSIFDSDNNPIFSRKFMVIEEIAGVSVEIRRSRDLNFIDEKQTVQFTINSPSLLLINPKQTVHTLVMKNSNLKTAITNLKPQYTIGNELIYKYDKESSFWGGNEFLSFDNKDVRAAGNNISRISVSDVYENYLFTDIGRFNRPYTYNPDINGNFVVRNISANNQDIEAEYVRLHFNLQYFEDIGDKEIHLYGNFNNWTIDGSTYMKYDPQSDTYRNSRLFKQGFYNYKYVVVNRDGSIEPGAISGNFWQTENDYTVLVYFRDLGARYDRIIGMGRGNSTNITNN
- a CDS encoding NADH:ubiquinone reductase (Na(+)-transporting) subunit B, encoding MGLKQKLHTLKQKYKGTKMAPAFNALHTFLYLPNETTHSGSHVRAADDLKRTMNTVIMALIPCLIFGMFNAGYQTNLQTDPEITKALGFFSGEFWNWSNFVIGLWKVLPLVIVSYGVGLAVEFLFAVIKGHEVEEGYLVTGMLVPLIVPIDIPLWMLVVAVVFGVVIGKEVFGGTGMNILNPALTIRAFLFFAYPTWMSGDKVWVHGAVETAGKPDAISGETILGSLAQGHEISYSVMDMFLGFIPGSVGETSALLILIGALFLIFTKIGSWRIMLSTVLGALAMGLIFNGVVSAGWIDNSSKFFGLMNTEFWHHLIIGGFAFGAVYMATDPVTASQTNKGKWIYGFLIGFISILIRVFNPAYPEGVMLAILLMNVFAPTIDHYVIQGNIKKRMKRLKVKTA
- a CDS encoding NADH:ubiquinone reductase (Na(+)-transporting) subunit D, producing the protein MGLLSKKDSKLIMDPLADNNPITIQVLGICSALAITAQLKPSIVMAVSVLFVMGVGNVVISLMRNIIPSKIRIIVQLIVVATLVIIVDQVLKAFAYSLSKELSVFIGLIITNCIIMGRFEAFALGNKPWRSFLDGIGNAAGYGVILIIVGFFRELLGSGTLFGFPVLGNPVEKTGLYAIGYENNGFMVLPPMALIVVGIIIWVQRSKNKELIEEN